TGGTAACATATTCATTGACATGTCATTTGACTGCCATGGATATTGTGGAGCAAGGACatctggagaaaagaaagaaacatatgtAACAATACTTCTACCAGTAATCAATTTACTTCTTCATTACTCTTCCCTCATGCACAGAATCtgaactaaatattttttttaaggccaGGAATCAAAATGTACATTTGGCTAAATTAACAAAGATCAAAGTTATCAAGGAAAAGCATGATGTTTTATTAACTAgaacctgtgtttttttttttaaatcatgcttcCATCTAAGTAACTTTAGTCAGTTcacctaatttttcttttgcaagacCCTGACAATGACAAATCAAATGTTTCTTATACATATCTATGTAAACTATATGCAGATATATAGTAGGTCATGTATAttattctctctatattttaaatagctaACATCTACTACACTAAGTATTACAAGTCTAAACTGCCTCTTAAGCTTTTAAACCACTCTTCTCCCTGGACCCTGAAAATGTTTCTCCTTTGCCAGCAGCCACAATGTTAATCCTTGTCAGTAGAGGGCACTGGAGGGACTCTGTAAGGAGAACAGGACTGAGGGATCCGatgcttcccttctctctcccgtggtgcctggctggcaagGGGACGTCAAGCGGTGAGCTCAGCCCCTAGCAAGTTACAGTGGCGTCTAAGTATCACCATCACCCTAAAGGTGGCTTCCCAGCAAGGCTCCCTGGAACCCTAGTGGATAATTTCCTGCTTGCCGGCTCCAGCCTGTGAATAACCTCATCTAACTTCTCTGCCATCCCGTGAGCCACAGCTACACCCTCTTGAGGTGCCACGGTATGAActgaggatgggggtgggagaagccTCTTCTCAGTGGGTCCCTTCCTTGGGTACTCTGCCTGGTCCTAGTAGTAGCTGCTCCCCACTTCtcttattactgtattttttaaaaacagttctcTTTACCCTTTAGTAGTTAGTATCTTGTtactaattaataatttttaaaattttccttgttCATATTGCCTCCTGACTGGACTGTGACTGGCATGTAATATGGAataatcaaaatgagaaaaatgcaaagatatcaagggaaactaaggcacagtgAGTTCTCAAGTTTGTACTTTCGTTAAAATGATGTTTACAAAGCATTCTTAACACAGGAACATCTTTACAATAAAATGTGAAGCAGAAAAGCATTATCTAGAGCATGTTTTTAACActgtaaaaaataagagaaaaaatgaaataggtgAAATATTAAAAGTGATTGCtcaaaaaaatcagtttatactttttaaatgttctacCAAATCAAACCAAGTCACCTACAAAAGATAAAAGATGGGGAGcataaaataaatctaagaatAACACAAAACtatacataaaatttaaggaAGGCTGAAATTCAGAATGAACCAAGTCTCACAAAAGtgctattttatttagttattgaaAAGCCCATAAAAAGCTATTATTCATTTTGCTATTCAATTTGGGAGTTTTTCAGGAGTAGGTTCACTTTGTATTCTTTCTTATTCAGAATATTTCTTATTCTGATTACACAgtatatttcacaattttaaaaagctgtttagATTTTAATAAAAGAGAGGCCTAATGCCCAAGGAAAATAACCTATTAACAAATGAGAGAAAAGTCAATTTATTCTAATTTCATGAACTCCAACTAGAACAGTTTTTAAACTAGAGAGCAGGATAATTGGCAGAAAACCCAGCTATTAAAACAAGTTGTGTCTAGAACCCAAACTTGTTCAACAGCCAGATATTCCATCATCATGTCTGCAACACCTTGGTCTGTCTGAGGGAACCATTCTGATTAACATTACCTGGCAATCTGCCTGCTGCAAGTGCATCCCCTGGTAAATGACCGTTAACACCATTAGTGGAAGGATTGTTCATCTGACCCAATAATCCACTTCTCATCTCTAAATCAGTTGGGTATGGTCTCCGTGGGTCCCCTAAAAAAAGACTGCTTTTAACTCAGTCATATGCAAAATAAGCATTAATACGTCTCTGAAGTACTGATTTTCCTTGATTTGCTTTGAAAAACTCAAGACACCCATTTTCAATTTTGGAACAGGAAGGTCATCTTATCAATTGTTATTAAgagcataaaatattaaatttaaaaatacatgcatttcttctttgaatcTGTATAGTAATATACTATtatctatacaaaaaaaaaaaaagaggggcacctgggtagctcagttgttaagcgtctgccttcagctcaggtcgtgatcccagggtcctgggatcaaaccccacatcaggctccctgctcggcgggaagcctgcttctccctctcccactccccctgcttgtgttcccgctctcactgtctctctctctgtcaaataaataaaatctttaaaaaaaaaaaaaagtctgccatTTTAGCAATTGCAGatgacaaattaagaaaattataatgaTCTTCATTCTTCTAACTTACCTGCATTTCCTAGTAAGAAAATAACGATACATACTCTGAGAGAATAAATAGatcatgacacttttttttttttttttttacaaggcagaaaggactggaatgCTTATTTGAAGGACAGTCTAAATTGAAACTTTTCCTAACCAACCTCTTTGATCTTATCATTTAAAGACTAATTCCTAGATCTTTCCAGGGGAGGAATATCAGGAGCCAATGTTCATTTCTAACCATGAAAGCACACTATTTAGTTTTGGATGATGAAAACTTGGCAGATTTGGACCAGCTTTTTGGTAATATTTCTTACTCACTCCAGATCACTTACCTCCAAAACTGTAAGTTAACCTTAGTGtttttaatatagtaaaataCCACCATCATGAATTACTGATGTTGAGATACtatctcccactcctcccagAAGACTGCTGCTCGACATTAGGTCCCTGtcttataaatgttttatgtacTGTCAATATGTTCGTAGTTTGTTAGTCTTTTTTACTGTTTCTAATTACTCCAGCTATATCCAGTCCCATGTGTTTGCTGTTGGGTGCTCAGTGCTTCACCTTTATCACTGAAGAGTTGGGATTGTCTTGATTCCAAGGCCAGAACCCTTGACAAAACCCCAATGGTTCTAAAAAGTGGGCTTCTGGCCAGCCTGGGTGTTACAGGCATATAAATCTATAGCTTTAGAATCATCACATATCAACTTATacttttaaacattaatttatgatttttctttaaaaaggacagaaacagggatgcctgggtggctcagctggttaagcagctgcctttggctcaggtcatgatctcagggtcctgggattgagccccacatggggcttctccctcttctctccacttgtgctctctctcactctctctctaataaataatagcttaaaaaaaaaaaaaaaaggacaaaaacacaGTCCGTGTGGCAAAAGCTTTGTAGAAAACCAAACTAATAAAACCCATGGTCCACATTATTACTTATAAGATACtaaagatatgaaaatatatagcAGATGTTCCTAAGGATAAATACATTCTATACTTAaagcattttcctatttttaagtaCAGTCACCTAAGAATTTTCAAAACcatatacatttaataaaaagagAAGTATTTTTACCTGGAACCCAGGTCAGTGGGGCACATACAGCATTACTTGCACTAATCCTATGTGCATACTTAATTATTTCTTCAGAGGAAATGGCACCTGAGAGAGTCAAGAGGAGAGATAACATGTTAGTCTAGTAACTTACAAGTGTATAAACGCATGCCTCATAGtcacacatatttaattttaaattacctgAAAATAGGATAATCTGAGTTGCCTACCTTCCCTAATACCTAATAATATGTATATTGTTAAACTTAAATCATATAGATTTCCCAACTAAAGAACAAGACATCTAGAAAAAACAGCTAACAAAGTATCAAATTTGGGACATTAGCATGACTAAGTTCACTAATCTCAATTATTAACTACCATTAAATATTCTTACTGTTCTCAAAGCAACAATGAATACAAATAAAGTAGAGGAAggagtgttttgttttccagtgacATCTAAACTATTAAATTAGAGCAGCAGTTCACACTATACCACTCAATTGTTGGCTTGATGTGACCCTATGATTATAAGTAGACCTAAGTAGAAACATGTCCACAATATAttcattagattaaaaaaagtaaGCTGCTAAATAATATGTGTAGCATGAcctgatttttgttttagaatatacGTACACATATGTATCTGTACTGTTATTATAGGTGTATTAAACatctaaaaaaatgaacacacaccAAACATTAACAGTAGTtatctgaaacagaaaaagaagaagaaagacaactTTGAGGTGATTAAAGGTAAATCATCTACAAATCAAAAGCAAGTAACCAAAGTTTTAATTCTAACTTTTAATACCTAAACTAAAAAATCCAAAATGGaagttttttaaagagagaagcgGGACAGGAAAAGAAGGCATGTTAGGGATCTGCACCATTAAATGTGCACATATCCCAAAGCCACATCTAGTTTGGACTTCAGGACACTCCAGTCCCACTCCAGTTGCCCACTGTacattctctttcactctctgtcCTGTCTTTTAAGATCCAACTCACATCCCACTTGCTTCCAGCTCACAGTTCTCTTCCCTTCTTATAAACTCATTGTCTTTACTGCATATTCAGATACACAGCCATAACTTGCCTTATATTGCTTCTTAGAACCTGAAAAAGGTGTGATACCTCCCCAATGATACACAGCACAGTGCTAGCACCTGGCAGACACTTTACGATAAAAATTTAATGGAATCACTTCAATAGCAGCAAATGATTACCAATAATACTCTCATCCATTTCTCGAACCCAAAACTTGGGATTTTTCAGAAAGTCATTCAGTATTCCCACAATACTtaccttttcttgctttttctattgatttgagtttttcttttgcttggtaAACAGCTGTTGcctaatttgaatattaaaaaaagaaatacagtttattCTTAACTATATCAAGCAGAATTTTTGGCTTAATTCACAAAATCATTCATCCTATAGGAACAATATGCAAAAGCTGGAAATCCCCACaatttatttgtaatgttttgaAATACCATTTGGGAATCATTtatttcagttggttaaggaaagtaataatatatattcatgaatCAGTCTTCATTTACAAATTAATTGttagaaacaaaatgtaaattggattgtttactttttttttaaagattttatttttgagagacagagagagagagagagagagagagcctatgagtggggggaggggcagagggagaagcagactccccggtgagcagggagcctgatgcgggactcaatcccaggaccctggaatcatgacctgagctgaaggcagacacttaaccgactgagccacccaggtgcccctaacatttttttctttatgccttcTATCGGAAATGCATAAGAGATTCACACCACATACCACTCCCAAAGCATCCTATTCTTGCATTTAGTTCAAGgacaaaataccaaaatattttttttctagtttacaaGACACATTCCCGGATTGATAGTCTTACTCATTTATACATTACCATTGCCTCCATACTTAATGACTCCTATAATGAAAACACCCACCAACACCCCCAAAACCCCCTGAAAGGTACATTAAAGGGTAAAATGAAGTTAAGCTAGTATATGCATCCTCAACTATAACACAGTGGTTAAGAGTATGGAGTCAGAGAGAACTAGGTTTAAGTTCCATCTCTCTACTTTTCACTCTTCCTGGGCAAGGTagttattaatttaaaatctcggtttcttcatctgtaaaatgcaataATGGTACTAACCTAGCATAATTGTTATGAAGactgagataatacatgtaagcTGCAAACAAGCACAAGGCCTGATGcataagtgttcagtaaatgttagttgctATTACCTAAATCATAAAATTCAGTCTTTTTACGGTCCTTGTGTTAACTGTCTTTAACTCAATAATTACATTTTTGGAAATCAAATCTAAAGAATATAATCTGAAACGCAGAAGATAAAAAAGACCCTTCTGCAATGATATTCatcaaagcattatttataacaaagTTGCAAAGCTAAGCAAAGAGGatacaatatatgaaaaatgcttaaattttaataaagagtaATAGAAAGCCTGTTAGTAACTAAGCCTACTAATTatgagataaaaaatgaaaacctctgaaaaaaaaaaatcacttgttgtacacctgaaactaacgtaacattatgtgtcaactagacttcaatttatttttttttaatttttttttaaaggttttatttatttatctgagagagagaatgggagacagagagcatgagagggggagggtcagagggacaagcagactccccgccgagcagggagcctgatgcgggacccgatcccgggactccagaatcatgacctgagccaaaggcagttacttaaccaactgagctacccaggtgccccaactagacttcaatttaaaaatcaattatagggcacctgggtggctcagttggttaagcgactgccttcggctcaggtcatgatcttggagtccctggatcgagtcccgcatcaggctccctgctcggcggggagtctgctttgccctctgaccctatcccctctcatgtgttctctctcattctctctcaaataaataaataaaatcttttaaaaaataaataaataaaaaataaaaatcaattataaacctactggaaaattaaaaaaaaaatacatctaagaCTGAAATGAAATGCACAAAACTACGAATAAGGGCAATCTGAACAGAGGTACTAACAcaatcttttcctcttctttctacttttctgtattttctgaatatCTTCGGTAAGTATTACTTTCTTAATGGAAAAtagatttctttacatatttttttttttttttaagattttatttattcatttgacagagagagacacagcgagaaagggaacaccagcagggggagtgggagagggagaagcaggcttcccaccgagcaggaagcccgatgcggaactcgatcccgggactccaggatcatgacctgagccgaaggcagccgcttaaccgactgagccacccaggcgcccctacgtatttttttttaaaaaagcatttacttGGGGTCATTTCTTCAGCAGGAGTGGTTAATTTACCCTGAACAACTCAGGTTTCTATTTATTGGAGCCCATTTTGACACATTTTGAAGATTCAACAGGGATAAAGTTTCCAATGTCTGGTCCATATGAGAATCAAACGCAGCTGTTTCTGTAATACCACCATATAACAATTACATTAGTTAGTATTTGGTAAAATAACTGGGCAAATAATAGCAAAGAAATTGCTTTTTTGAAACAGTAGCcaagaacaagaagaacaaaaaacTAGAGTCCTTGACATATGCCCAAATCCCACCTAGTTTAGAATGGAAGACTAAATAagttaatgtaaattttaatcaatttttaaaattgatacaTACTTCtactgatttcaaaatatttttaaaagctgaggtAAAGATTTAGACTACTAACAACTGAAAACTTCTAAAAGGACAGGATAAAAGTATGACTTCCCAGTTCTATTAATTCAATCCtgtgaaatctttaaataatgaaaatatggttcaaaaataatacagactatctaaaaacattaagtaaaatagGGAACGACAATGGCCTTTCATTTAACCAAACTGACAAGTTGTCGCTTTTAGACTTGGAAAGTCAAGTTTTCTGCCACTTCAAAatactttcagatttctttttcagaaatagatTAATATCCTTTTTTACCTTATCTTCTATCAACTTACCAGTATTTGTTCTGCTTCCTTTAGCTGTTTTTGTAGTTGCTGAATATCACTGTCTCTCTTCTCCACTTCCTTTTCTAAAACTTGCATTTCATGATGGATTTTTCCCTGATTCAGTGCCAATTTCATCAGTTCTTGAAATTCCCCATCTCTGTGAATTAACAACTCCAGGACCTGTCAGATAACAGTTGATTAAAGCAGACAGCAGAATAATGAAAAGTGACATTCCAATGAAGCAAAGAATCCACATGTGAATTCGCTAGGCTGTAAAATTTTAATACCTTCAAAGTATTATTCTAATCaatgttaagaataaaaataacccatgattattttggaaaacagattAATATCAAGACTTTCTACTTTTTCTAATTATATGCTATTCTTTCATACAAACAAGTCTTCAGAACTGCCAATATGCCAAAATGAGGTTTATTCATTTCCCAggtaagataaaattttaaagtttttccttaaaaatataatgtaatggAGGTTCCCCCAAAATCTTGTATTTGAGATGATTTTAGTTAACaccaagaactttaaaaaatttctacaaaataaagtctgattaaaaaatgggcaaagaaactgaatagacatttttccaaagacatacaaatgaccaaaggtacatgaaaaggtgctcaacatcactaatcatcaaaaccacaattggatatcacttcacaccagttaCTAAGGCTATAATCAAAAAAACAAGACGTAAGAAgatggcaaagatgtggagaaaagagaacccttgtgcactgatggtgggaatgttaactggtgcaaccactatggaaaaacaGTATTGAAATTacttagaaagttaaaaacagaactaccatatgatccagcaattccacttctgggtacttatcagaaggaaatgaaattattatctcaaaaagatatgGGCACCCACACAttcactgcattatttacaatagccaggacaTGAATGCAAACTAACCGTCCatcaatatatgaatggataaagaaaatgtgctatgtattttttttcagtttttatttacattccagttagtaataatacagtgtaatattagtttcaggggtacaatgcagtgattccacacttccacatactacccagtgctcatcagagtgcattccttaatccccatcacctatttcacctatcccccctacccacttcccatctggtaaccatcactttgttctctacagttaagagtctgtttcttggtttccctctcctttttccccgctacgatcatttgttttgttttttaaattccacatatgagggacgcctgggtggctcctcagtcggttaagtgtctgccttcagctcaggtcatgattccaggatcctgggatcgagtcccacatcgggctccttactcagtgggggagcctacttctctgcctgctgctacccctgcttgcacgctcactgacaaataaataataccttttaaaaaaattccacatacagcaaaatcatatggtatttgtctttctctgactgccttatttcactcagcataatactctctagctccatccaagttgctgcaaatggcaagatttcattcttttttatggctgagtaatattccattgtgtgtgtgcgcgcgcgtgtgtgtgtgtgtgtatataccacctctttatccattcatcagttgatgaacatttgggctttttccataatttggctatcgctgataatgctgctataaatactggGTACCTATATCTCTTCGAATTAGTAGAAAATGTGGAATGTATATACACAGagagaaatattattcagccataaaaaagaatgaaatcttgccatttgtgataacatgggtggaccctgaggacattatattaagtgaaataaatcagacaaagacaaatactgcatgatctcacttgcacgtggaatctaaaaaagccaaattcatagaaaaagaaatcagactggtggttgccagggaggggggggggaaaaatgggtgaagatgatcaaaaggtacaaacttccagttataagatcagtaagttctggggatataatgtacagaaACTGTGACAACAGTGAACAATACtgcattgtatacttgaaagCCGCTAAGcttagcaactttaaaaaagttattaaaaaatgtacagagaaaaaatggaatagaaatttTCCAAAGACACCCAAATCACCAATAGGTACATAAAAAGGTGCCATGGTTTCCTGTCAtcttcttaaaagttcttatcacaagaaaaaaaaaaaacctgtaactatgtgaggtgatgtatgttaactaaacttattgtgataatcatttcacaatatatatatcaaatcatcatgctgtatgTCTTAAACTAATGCAATGTTATATTTCTACTATATCTCAATtaaactggaaaattaaaataaaaaaccccaaagcgCTAAACAGGATACAAAGACATTATGACAaaatgcacaatttttttttttttttttttttaaagattttttatttatttatttgagacagagagaatgagagacagagagcatgagagggaggagggtcagagggagaagcagaccccccgccgagcagggagcccgatgcgggactcgatcccgggactccaggatcatgacctgagccgaaggcagtcgcccaaccaactgagccacccaggcgcccaaaatgcacaatttttttaaagttacaaaattGTATATAATCAACTATGATagcaaataaatgagcaaagtaTTAAACTATAATGTAAGGAAACTTGACAATATAATTATAGTAAATGCTTCATAATGGCTATCTCAGAGTTGAACTGATCTCAGAAATACTTTTATGGTAAATGTATGATGCTtaaaaaactggggtgcctgggtggctcagtcgttaagcgtctgcctttggctcaggtcatgatcccagggtcctgggatcgagccccgcatcgggctccctgctctgcgggaggcctgcttctccctcttccactccccctgcttgtgttccctctctcgctatctctctctctgtcaaataaataaataaaatcttaaaaaaaaaaaaaaaaaaaacttttacagTTACACATTTGTGCTATTATGTTCAAGAAAATATATGACTCATATTAAACCTGTGACGTCATGCACAGTATTGCTTTATGATGAAGATGGTTTAAAAAAGAGCAATTTccagaaatagtaaataaattttcaaatggGCACATCCCACTAATATTTAATAGTTTCAATGAAAATTATACAGGAATTCACAGTACTAAGTATAAGGTTTAATTCTGTCCTGCGGTGGTGATGATAAGAACTATTAATAAGCTCTTCCTATGTGTACTTAACATGCACTATCAtaaatcctcataacaaccttatgTGATAAGGCACTGTTATTTTTTAAGGACAGAACTGCTAGTCCTTACAAAGTATAAGAAAGGTTAGTGCTGATTGGGCAGGTCTTAGTTATGACCTACTGAATAATCTGTACCTCTGGCAAGCTTATAATAAGTGCCTAGGAAGTAAAGTCAAAACTTGTatttcattttgctcattttgtaATAAATCCTTATTTAATTTCACAGGTATTCATCAATAAAGTATCTGAGACTGGCATTCCTCTATTAACATATTTCTCTATAAGCTTTTTCTAAAAACTAaacaacatacaaaaaataacttCAATATCCCTAAAATTACCAACTTTTACTACTTGTAGCTTTATCTAATCCCTCCTCTCCACCTGAGGGGAttaatctttgaagaaaaaagttttatgatACTTCTCTATTGACAATCAAATTTCTCTGCCCTTAAAACATATCATaagataaaattaagataatgatGGGGCACAGAGCTATCTCATATCATTAAAAAGGTTAATCCTTCCcagctgttttaattttttaaaaaattatggtaaaaaaacACGTCAAATGACATTTACCCTCTTAATAAGTTTttggatcagaaaaaaaatttgcgTACTGTAGAAAATTACAAAGcacagaaaggaataaagaaaataaaaacttgtaaacttaacatccacaaaataacttCTATTAACAGTTGCAtgctcttttatttctgttcattttcaagTTGCATTAAGGGAACCAAGCCTATAATAAAAGGTTACCTTATGagagcattaattttttttctttcaagtattGTTTTAATCTCCATTCAACAAGCTTTGTTGGTTaattcaaaagacaaaaatgaataaactagaactataagagaaaataatactgCTAAACCCTTAAgcagctattttctttttaagcagtGTTACCTAATGTAagttattcaaagaaaataccaATTTAAAAGCTGTCATTAATTTAACAGAATCCAATCTTCCTGTTCTCACACAAAGTAAGTGTAAATAGGGAAATTGCAGAAATTATGGGGATTTCTTGTTTGTAGTTTAAAAAGAAGCCACTTACCTGGTTTTCCTCATCAGGTGGCAACAACTTTTGGTTTCTTGAAATTGCCAACATTTCTATAagttctctaaaaaagaaaaaccaaaaaccaaaacatctttgcaaaataaatacaatagaaacTATCAACAGATCTCTACCTGACTGACTTGCTGGATTCATGGTACCCACAGCATGCTGAGTATTcacagcccctgccccacagTGACTGTGCACTTGGGCTCTCACCAGCAAGACTCAGTTGTGTTTGTTACCAGACCCATTTATGCAAGTTTTACTTACTACTGTAATTACATAAATATCCAGTACATAAATACCAATGAAATATGACTGTCAACAGAAAAGAGTTGTTTCCATAAAACACCCACTTACACTGGgtggagtcagggaaggcttctctaaGAAAAGCCAGCCATGAAGAAGAATGCTTGTAACTACATAGCTAGTTCAGGGGCCCGAAGATGGGTTTGAGGAAGTGTGGCCAGAATACAGTAGTAGGTACTGGggagcaggatacaaaatgaggACATGGGTAGTTAGGGAAGGGGCCAGATCATGTTAGGGCCTTGCAGGTCACGGGAAAGGACCAGTATTTCATTCCAGGTACAATGAGAAGTGACCAGATCTTTTTAAACAGGGAGATGACATGaactgatttatgtttttaagcaACCTGCTAAGCTATCTGGAGAACGGATTTTAAGAGGGCTAGAATGGAAATCAAGTTAAGTGGCTTCTGTAGTGTTCCAGGCAAAAGATGATATTGGCTTTGACTAGATCCTAGCCACTAGGATTTAGTAATGGAAACAGGTGAAACATGTACAGACTCAGaatatattttggaggtagagCTGACAGGACTTGCTGATGGATTAAACAGACATTTTACGAAAACAGCGTGTTATATTAACCTTTTTCTTTACCCCATAGATGAGATATAAACAGTTGAGAACCTCTGGTCTACATAAAGGCTAgtttcaggggtgggggtggtggggatgggaggtACAGTGGGAGATGTGGAATGAgcctttttctgcctttcttgcAAATCTGGGACGAGAAATCCACAGAAAACCTTAAAAGAGCTTGCCTTAGACACAGAGTACAGTGGGAAGGAAAAAGCTGTAAGACTTAGTGCTGTTCAGTAGCAGTCTAGAACAAAGTGAAAACTTCTGTCCTCCCCAATGGTAAAAAGAGGCTGAAGGAACCCCTGAGCCCACTCACTGGTTACAGGTGTGGGAGATAGAGCCCTGTCCCGCTACAGAAGAAGCTGTACTCCTGGCATATCAAATTAGAATCCATCCACAATTCCCcacagaaatataatttacatggGGGTTAAAATCGCATATTATTAATGGTACTACA
Above is a window of Neomonachus schauinslandi chromosome 3, ASM220157v2, whole genome shotgun sequence DNA encoding:
- the MED4 gene encoding mediator of RNA polymerase II transcription subunit 4 produces the protein MAASSSGEKEKERPGGGSGAAGGNSTRERLLSALEDLEVLSRELIEMLAISRNQKLLPPDEENQVLELLIHRDGEFQELMKLALNQGKIHHEMQVLEKEVEKRDSDIQQLQKQLKEAEQILATAVYQAKEKLKSIEKARKGAISSEEIIKYAHRISASNAVCAPLTWVPGDPRRPYPTDLEMRSGLLGQMNNPSTNGVNGHLPGDALAAGRLPDVLAPQYPWQSNDMSMNMLPPNHSNDFLLEPPGHNKENEDDVEVMSTDSSSSSSDSD